A window of the Canis lupus baileyi chromosome 8, mCanLup2.hap1, whole genome shotgun sequence genome harbors these coding sequences:
- the LOC140638861 gene encoding speedy protein E4-like — MASCQPSAQSEGQSPQPSTSGYPPEAVVDEESPGPSAPFVDPCPLPQSRGRKRDIESDEETAPEANDIWVVETLSGLKMKLKRQRLSSVLPEHHEAFNRLLEDPVIKRFLAWDKDLRVSDKYLLSMVIAYFSRAGLFSWQYQRIHFFLALYLANDMEEDNQAPKQAIFSFLYGKNRSQRPLFHKLRLQFIRSMGWRTRVSREECEEIQAFDPDLWVWGRDRTLIP, encoded by the exons ATGGCCAGTTGTCAACCGTCCGCCCAGTCTGAGGGCCAGAGCCCCCAGCCTAGCACATCAGGGTACCCCCCGGAGGCCGTGGTAGATGAAGAAAGCCCAGGACCATCAG CCCCCTTTGTAGACCCCTGCCCCTTGCCTCAGTCCCGCGGAAGGAAGAGAGACATCGAATCCGATGAGGAGACAGCCCCTGAGGCCAACGACATCTGGGTGGTGGAGACACTGAGTGGCCTCAAGATGAAGCTGAAGAGACAGCGGCTATCTTCAGTGCTCCCTGAGCACCACGAGGCGTTCAACAGGCTGCTCG AGGATCCTGTCATTAAAAGATTTCTGGCCTGGGACAAAGATCTGAGAGTATCCGACAAG TATCTCTTGTCCATGGTCATCGCCTATTTTAGCCGCGCTGGTCTCTTCTCCTGGCAGTACCAGCGAATTCATTTCTTCCTGGCACT CTACCTGGCCAATGATATGGAAGAGGACAACCAGGCCCCCAAACAAGCcatcttttcattcctttatgGGAAGAACCGTTCCCAGCGTCCCTTGTTCCACAAACTGCGATTGCAATTCATCCGATCCATGGGCTGGAGGACCAGGGTGTCCAGGGAAGAGTGCGAGGAG ATCCAGGCTTTCGATCCAGATCTGTGGGTGTGGGGGCGAGATCGCACCCTCATACCCTAG